One window of the Salvia splendens isolate huo1 chromosome 1, SspV2, whole genome shotgun sequence genome contains the following:
- the LOC121770248 gene encoding AAA-ATPase At3g28580-like: MATIDKAKDLMYKLHKASWDSWEVVEAILAFSKGEAFYKKIGRAWKRDYHLHGPPGTGKPTMIAAMANLLGYYVYDLELTAVKDNTELKKLLIVTSSRAVIVIEYIDCFVDLTGQRVKRREKEKENENNQVLHRMGMEENETKSSKITLSGLLNLIDGLWSACGGARIIVFTTNNVEKLDPALIRRGRMDKHIELSYCSFEGFKVLAKNYVGVEWHELFPRIERLLGEVEMTPADVAENLMPRSLAGDAEECLESVVRALEAEQKKLNATMMKTPLQRRRLTGSSSPEEKIDGMRFETEDSSVEPFMKQSLGSRILYI, translated from the exons ATGGCCACTATTGATAAAGCAAAGGATCTTATGTACAAGCTTCATAAGGCTTCTTGGGATTCT TGGGAGGTGGTGGAGGCCATCTTGGCGTTCAGCAAGGGGGAGGCTTTTTATAAAAAGATCGGGCGGGCGTGGAAGCGGGACTACCACCTCCACGGCCCGCCCGGGACGGGGAAGCCCACCATGATCGCTGCCATGGCGAACCTCCTGGGCTATTACGTCTACGACCTCGAGCTCACGGCGGTGAAGGACAACACGGAGCTAAAGAAGCTCCTGATCGTGACCTCCAGCAGGGCGGTGATCGTGATTGAGTACATCGACTGCTTTGTCGACCTCACGGGGCAGAGAGTGAAGAGGAGAGAAAAGGAGAAAGAGAATGAGAACAACCAGGTGCTGCATAGGATGGGAATGGAGGAGAATGAGACGAAGAGCAGCAAAATTACTCTTTCTGGGCTGCTGAATTTAATAGATGGGTTGTGGTCTGCTTGTGGAGGAGCGAGAATCATTGTTTTCACGACCAACAATGTGGAGAAGTTGGATCCGGCGTTGATAAGGAGAGGGAGGATGGATAAGCACATTGAGCTGTCGTATTGCAGCTTCGAAGGGTTTAAGGTTTTGGCGAAGAACTACGTTGGGGTGGAGTGGCATGAGCTTTTTCCGAGGATCGAGAGGTTGTTGGGGGAGGTGGAGATGACGCCGGCGGATGTGGCGGAGAATTTGATGCCGAGGAGCTTGGCCGGAGATGCAGAGGAGTGCTTGGAGAGTGTGGTGAGGGCGCTCGAGGCTGAGCAGAAGAAGTTGAACGCAACAATGATGAAAACACCTCTCCAGCGGAGAAGATTAACGGGATCCTCGTCTCCGGAGGAGAAGATAGATGGAATGCGATTTGAAACAGAGGATTCCTCGGTCGAACCTTTCATGAAACAGTCATTGGGGTCGAGgatattatatatatga